DNA from Numida meleagris isolate 19003 breed g44 Domestic line chromosome 9, NumMel1.0, whole genome shotgun sequence:
AAATGTTTAACTATTGAGTAAAGCACAATAATTAAGCTATGTATGGAGCTAGGTGAAAGGGTAGAAGTGGGTGGCTTGTCTgagtacttgaaaaaaaaaaccaaaacaaaaacacacattGTGTGCATATTTCAGTCTTGGATATTCCTATCTGTGCATAGCCATACtctgaattaaaagcaaagcttgaAGAccttatttcatatttattactAACAATGTAAAATTTAATAATTACAAAGGGAATTTCATAAGACTTTTCCATCCCATTTTAGCTGTTGCCACAGggtcctaatatccaacttcTTAGGTTAAAAGTCTGACACTGAGACTATCTTCTTACTGTCTCCAATTCTGAGAATTTTGGCAGATGTTCTAAAGCAAATTGGAAATGAATTGGAGAACAACGAGCAGCAGAATATCAGGTATGCGTTGCCCTGAAGGCAAGTTGGACAAAATGGAGAGTTTtcttgttgtgatttttttttaaactgccttTATGACCCAATGCTAAACTTGGGTGGTACATATTACAAAACTGCACAATTTTCATAACTAAAAGCAAAgttcttctcatttattttcactttctcctttccaatatgtgcactgcccacagcactgCTACAAGTGAATGCGAGTGAGCAGGAACCAATGCATGAGTTAATGGAAAGGGGGCAGGTTTTAATACTAAAGGATGGGttaaagcacatttattttgcaaattttcatgtttcatgtTGCCACGATACTTCACTTCTTCAAATACACTTTAGcaagagaaatacaaaactgCCAGCATATCAGGTCAACAGTTTCTTTGTATAATTAAAGACCTGCTTGGGATTCAATTTGCAAAGCCCTTAGTGTGCAAGTTTTTAAGAAGCTAGAGGAAGAAGTGCCAGGCAAGATAAATATTccataaaactaaaataaaacaatttgagAAGGATATTAGTTGTGCTTGGCTTAAAAAGAAGTGAGTTGAATTCATGCAAAAAATCCTGACTTGCATATGCAGATCAAGATGGCatcctttcattaaaaattaagcagCTGTACTTGTTGCACAGCAAGACAAAACTGtgtgattaaataaaaatacagttaaagGATTTTGAAAAAAGTTATATAATTAGTTTCAACATTCTCACATTTTCTATCAGCAGTAATTAAAGAATAATTATATTGTTCACTGACTAAGCTCACAGTTAGTGCcttaaactttctttttaattctaaatCCAAAACTTCATAAATATCTGAAGCACAGCATAAACATACATagcaaatgatttatttttcagattcaaGAGAAATACATATCTATGTCCGGACCATGCACAGCTCGAGGTTTCTAGAACTGAAACCTCAGGTACACATCATTCTCCTGCAACTAACTGTCAGAAACAGTAAGTtagtaaggaaaaataaaaaattaaaaccagttTGGATCTGAAAGTGAAAGTTGTTACTGCTCataaaaaacccacacagaaTATTTACAAAACCATTTCTACTTGCATCCTACTTTGCTGAGTAAAATACATGAGACATGTTACCTttggttgctttctttttaatacacaaCAGATAAGCCTTTTGAAtaccacagatttttttcattgctatCATTCTGTCTTCAGACTGTGGAGTAGATCTGAGAACACACCGATATAAATCCAGCAAACGTACTGGCAAAAACACAACTGAGATAAATCATTGCAGCCCCACTTCTGGTCAGAAGGGTAGACGTGGGTTGACAAGACACGAAGTTAAGGTGGAAACTGCTGTAATCGCAGTTTATAAGAGATAACTTAATGAAAGTCTCTTTGTGTAGCTACTATGGACATTCAGCCTTTGGAAGTCACACAGTGTCACGCACATACTGAGCCCTTGCTGACTAGGAAAACTAGGCTGAGGCACAGAATATAGAGAACAGAATATGCTGAAATGGAGATACTAAAAAGTTGATCACCCTTGGATTGTGAGTGAAAATGgttataaataagtaaaatgagGGACAAATTGGATTAATCCAAGGGAGCACTAACAAGGAAGCCGAGGACttcaaggaaggaaatgagTCATTCCCTGCACACAGGAAAGGCTGTGTAATGCAAGGTGGGGTAGCCTCTTCTACCTCTGATGTTTATTTGCAATCATCCCAGTGAAAGCCCCCATGTTACTTGTGTCCCCCTTACCACAAGGTGGCACATATGTACACTGCACGGTATTTAGCTGCCTCTATACAGTGTTTCCATTAATTTCTAAGAAGTAACTGTTAACAATGTCTATAGAACTGGGGGAGTGGCAAGGGAAGCAAAGCAGGTAATGATAAACTGCATTATTGCATCAAGTATAGACAACTAAATTATTCTTGATTCATGAATTCCAAACTTTCCTTCTTAATATTATCTACAGAAGGGTTTTAAGTGTATTCTCATTTACAGTGTAGAAGTTAAACAAGATAAAGAGCTACTTTAAAACCTATCTtctgtaactttaaaaaatacattcatcAGAATCTCAACAGATTTTACAGATGAAATGGAGCACAGACTTGGATAGAAGACTGATGCCAGGGATGGATATAAGCTCATAAGCAGAAAGCCAGGCACATTACCCATTACTCCTATTCTGGGGAGTGAAAGCCTGCTGCCCATCCACTGGCTGGTGCATGAGAGTTTTACTTGTGTTACTACAACTTTTCCCTTCACATTCTGAGTTTCAGGAACTAATAACCACCTATGCTAAGGAAGTCTGTTCCCTAGTAGCACTTTTCCCTTCACATTAATAAAGCTTGCAATCTGAATGTCAGTCTTTCAAACATCCAAATATGCACTTTCATTTTCCCCTAGTGGAAGATCACATACAAtctcagtgatattttttttctttgcagtggtTCCTCTTTTCAAGTCTATGATATAAAAACAGTAGCACAATCTATAACGGCCACAGCATACTCTCTCCACAATACATAATGAACCCACATGTTTTGTATGTCCATCAGAAATGCAATAAGCAGAGTATGAACCCACCAAGCCGCAgaaaagatttgaaagaaaactgaaataagtgtgtgtgtgtctaaaagaggggagaattcttctttaagacagaaaaatactgaCCTAAACCAAAGCACAGAAACACTAACTAGCATGCAAAGCAATTCTATCCACACATCATGGGATCTGTGTTTTTAGAAAGTAGATTCTTGGAGATTTGAAGTATAAACTATGTACATAGCTCCCTCTGATGACCACTGGACACGATACAATGCAagcctccttttatttttgttcgTGCATTCAACTGACAGCTGACTGGTTAAATTCTAATTGCTTCCAAGTGAGGTCAGCAAAGGTATTTATCGAAAAGGACTGAACAACAGGCTcaacacacacatgcacgcacACGCATAAGCACACATCTCTCCAGCGTGTTGATTTATGGAAACAATTACTATTTTGGTGGAGTCTTTCTGAGCTGAGAAAGTTTGTAGCTGCAGTGGTGTGTCTCATGTTGCAAAAAGCAGACAACAGAAATGGAATACTTGGGTATCCGGCTCTTATCAACAGGAACAAGTAAGTTATCTGTCCTTTATGAGAACATTTAAGTTTCTAACAGTTAATAAGCTTTATCTTCGTTTGTATATGCTAGATGctaaaaagcattaagaaaacTGTTCATATTGATAAACAAAAGCAGGAATAAAAACACAGGCTAAGACTGAAGTCTGTCTTGAAATTCGAACTAGGGAAGTGTTACCTGATAATCGTGTTAATAGTGAAGATATATGTATGAAATAATCAGCAGAATCTTACCATGCATGAGAAAGTATTTCTGCTATATTAGTAGAGGATTTTTGGAAGGACTTAAGAGTGAAGATAGAACAATGTTTACAATCAGTTTAAATGTCTGTTTATGTAATAGATCAGTTATGTGAAAGATATCTATTGTATATACGTTTGCATATTTGTAAGAGCCAGCTTAGCATGTCATACATTTATGTAAAGTACTTTTCAGTAGCATAATGTATCCTTGCACGTCTGTAACAATTGAGCATAAAGACTTACACATGCACCTTTTCTCACAGATCTTTTACTTTCAGTGCAAGCAGCAAATTCAAGTAGTACAGAAGGTTACAACAACAAAGGTTTTTATAACTTGTGTCTTTAAAGGATATTCTGACTGAAGAGATATTTAAGAAGCTCTTCTATTTCGTCATTAACTATTAAGGAATAACGATCAGAATTCTAGAAGAGGGAACAATCTCATTTAAATGAATCTGTAACTCGTAAAGACAGAAGGCAGGTCGGTGACCTAAGAGCAACAGTCTACTTgagatttaattttcattatgttGTTCATGAACACCCAGAACACTGCACTATAATGCACAAATGGATACTGACATGGATCCTGCCAATTTTGCTCTACAGATCATACTTTTACATTATCTTTCTAATGGGCACTATATCTTTAGCTTGCAATGACATGACTCCAGAGCAAATGGCTACAAATGTGAACTGTTCCAGCCCTGAGCGACATACCAGAAGCTATGATTATATGGAAGGGGGGGATGTAAGAGTGAGAAGACTTTTCTGTCGAACTCAGTGGTATATGAGGATTGATAAGCGAGGCAAAGTAAAAGGGACGAGAGAAGCAAACAACAACTACAGTAAGTAGTATCTTTGCTTTTCCTACTTGACTTCTAAGTTTTTAAGAATTTACACGCCATTGTTTCCCTATTCTTGATTTATAgtaatttcaaaagaattttgtATAGTGTACTGACCGTTGTACAAGACAAGTTTGCCAATTAATCCTACAGCAGGACATTTGTTATTGATTTTTGAAATGCGTCATTTTAAATACTACATGGTAGATCTGCTAATGTATTAGTTACAGCTGGTAACTATTAGCAAACAGAGAGCCTATTTTAACAAGTGAATTAAGGTTGTAAGTATGAAAATGTATAACCACAAACTCCGCTCATAAAATACTTATGAAACATTAACCTACGCTTATATAGTCTACAAACTACTTATAAGTTTGGTATGTTTGAgttaacaattaaaatatatgcaatACTAGAAAGTTCAATGGAAAGAATTATGTAAACTGTCTTGCAAAATCTTTCAGAGAGCTTGCCAAGCCAGGGATCAAATCTATTATAGTTTCTGCAGTTCATTATTACAATGATCATGatgatgaaaaaatattctctcctctttcttccaAAAAGATGACTCATCTAGAGAGAATGGACATATAATATTTTGCAAAGCTGTAGCAAACACAACTTTTGAACTGGCAAAAGAATTGCTGTGTTAATCTATATTTTTCACACACATCCTATATATTTCCCATTAACGACTACTGAAGGCATCAAATTTACAAGCAgtatttttgacattttggCTTTCATG
Protein-coding regions in this window:
- the FGF7 gene encoding fibroblast growth factor 7 isoform X1, whose protein sequence is MLQKADNRNGILGYPALINRNKSYFYIIFLMGTISLACNDMTPEQMATNVNCSSPERHTRSYDYMEGGDVRVRRLFCRTQWYMRIDKRGKVKGTREANNNYSILEIRTVAVGIVAIKGVESEYFLAMNKSGRLYGKKVCNEDCNFIELIEENHYNTYASAKWTHKGKEMFVTLNHKGVPMKGKKTKKEHRASHFLPLAIS